GACCAGACCGCGCCGAGCTTGGCGGCAGCGAAGTAGGTTTCAACGACTTCGTTGCAGTTCACCTGGAGGACGGCAAGTCGGTCCCCCTTGCCGACGCCCAGGCCCCGCAGGGCGTTCGCCAGGCGGTTCGTCCGGTCGTTGAGGTCGGCGAAGGTCAGGTGTCTGCTCTCGAAGACGACCGCCTCCTTGTCCGGGCAGATGGCGCTGGCGATGGTCAGGAACTCCGTGGTGAGCATGGTCTCGGTCTCCTTTTGCGCCGGAGGCTTATCCCCCGCATTATAATCAAAATTTGACGTTTTGCGAAATATCCCGCTTCAGGCGCCGCGCCGCCAGCCGGCGCTCCAGAGCCAGCGCATCCCGCAGCGGCATATCCGCTCCCCCGGCCAGCGCCTCCTTCGTGTAGCGTACGACGCCCCCCGGCAGCGCCGCGAGCCGCCGCGCGGCTGCCTCGGCCTCCGCGAACACCCGCGCCCGCGGGACGACGCGATGCACAAGCCCGATGCGCAGCGCCTGCTCCGCGTCTATCCGCTCGCACCGGAGCAGCATGTCCATCGCCACGCCGGGCCGAATAGCGCGCGGCAGCGTCTGCGTGCCGCCCGCCGCGGGAATCATGCCAAGCTGGACCTCCGGCAGGGCGAACACACAATCGTCCGCCGCTATACGCAGGTCGCACCACAGCGCCATCTCGATGCCGGAGCCGAGCACGAACCCGTGCAGCGCCGCGACGAACGGCTTGCGGATGTTCTTCCACAGCCCCCAGACGTCGCGCTCGAAGCGGACCTGGCGCGCGGAGACCTGCGACGGGTTGCTCCCGAACTCCGAGAGGTCCGCGCCGACGCAGAAGGCCCGCTCGCCCGCGCCGCGCAGGATAACGGCGCGCACGTCCGGGGCGTCGCGCACGGCGGAGAGCGCCGCCCACATGCCGTCCCGCATCGCCATGTTGTAGGCGTTCAGCGTGTCGGGACGGTTCAGCGTGATGGTGGCGACGCTGTCTTTTATGTCCAGTTGGATGACGTCAGACATTTCAATTCACTATGCCGCAAATACGCGGGGTATCTCATCCCCCTCGGTCCCCCTTCCCCTGCAGGGGAAGGGGGAAGACAAAGTGGGATTCTG
This genomic stretch from Dehalococcoidia bacterium harbors:
- a CDS encoding enoyl-CoA hydratase/isomerase family protein, with translation MSDVIQLDIKDSVATITLNRPDTLNAYNMAMRDGMWAALSAVRDAPDVRAVILRGAGERAFCVGADLSEFGSNPSQVSARQVRFERDVWGLWKNIRKPFVAALHGFVLGSGIEMALWCDLRIAADDCVFALPEVQLGMIPAAGGTQTLPRAIRPGVAMDMLLRCERIDAEQALRIGLVHRVVPRARVFAEAEAAARRLAALPGGVVRYTKEALAGGADMPLRDALALERRLAARRLKRDISQNVKF